A portion of the Eubacterium maltosivorans genome contains these proteins:
- a CDS encoding DUF739 family protein, producing the protein MCFNYDRLLERVFEVFRDKRVFAIKMQMAESVLISRIENKTQFRKEEIDRAVILLGIEHKNISEYFFAIENDKKRSN; encoded by the coding sequence ATGTGTTTTAATTACGACAGGTTATTGGAGAGAGTGTTTGAAGTCTTTCGGGATAAACGTGTTTTTGCCATTAAGATGCAGATGGCTGAATCTGTCTTGATCAGCCGGATTGAGAATAAGACCCAGTTCAGAAAGGAGGAAATTGACCGTGCGGTTATACTATTAGGCATTGAGCATAAAAATATATCCGAGTATTTTTTTGCGATTGAAAACGATAAAAAGAGGTCCAATTGA
- a CDS encoding InlB B-repeat-containing protein — MRGKRLLTLCLCLVLMAGLMPWAGGIAQAAEETWEEHLDAVWRGAIKEFESYGVKGWTDTAQIENVKKWSGQKSSLSTGTPSEDPMVIPTKDSNGNYDVYYPEQLRWAMENAQKTASTITLKNDMDLSGTDTDGENAVMSTFWDPVVLEKNTTINGENHIIYNLNVNHVDTNGSYLDDTGFIGKSEAKTQINDLHFVSVKIIGGRTTSLFGNFMSSQANKSAVKNCSLEHGLLETGGVSGGIVTGRSFQFVDVSDSHTKNVYINGKNTEYAKQCCVGNMSGPTSGIIKNSYCIDGIVIAPWGDAGGFKSCSNGNTTIENCFSNISMFGNTAVGAFVGADYGGNTFINCFTSGLVEGREKTGGFAGHAYNIGAARNYTNCYSTALVGMEYCKDRQGGFIGCVEQPVTLSQCYSAGEVGKLSGTATNSGGFSGANANLTVKNCYYDKQMSGMGETSGKSGVQGVTTAKLTGKNAAYFSTNADWVCKDSLYPQLKVFADRDTVIENFGEEEADLVMAYSESSVSTAFLRDNTATDANDYDTVRDIADIFEFTNNKNAPNNNASYEWRHDSVRHPDNIKSLVSPGEDILTLNRDENNDRVTNMAPGIGWVQVSATVNGETGNRALRFCPTVSLSLSAANPDMGIGSDVRLYPSLTEADSEKSYDHKKGVNFIKATAADLAAYNPDDPATALPSVTYPGDDYKKVPVSIGGKVIGEVSVTIQKVSLDGKTTVKDILDTGDNKTVDEYEALFNGTVPFTDQDYGTYTITYNWLIDKKPMTASKKLYVLPGVSLNYCYNDSDDTTGSADNPEDDLFAQDTVRIDAKVVDALTENPTVPGMEFLLPAGTPARTGYTFMGWSLKEDSTPEEYNAGTGAFKKDSQITEAMGSSVNIYAVWQPRKYDIQFNYPVGSFEDKAPQALSDVSYDKSVKTDNKAFPQDLKLNDVDIESNKIFLGWSTIDPANPPFDTEANKPVEVAVNFDENTIINKTQDSFKYYSNYFENEGDTNTVIMVYPVLDTAFGTATFYQNDGSQEEDGTAKVYDRQQKKYNDTVVRPAAAPSRPGYIFRGWSEEEIAPIEKNGCFEEVLKSGESVTWLGENQSYYAVWERVPYSIDFYKNDGTTEVQPYRSLSGRTYGDRLSAAELAGPSRTGYSFVGWSANKDAVSADFTGDTAITDNTTLYAVWKIHEYKVTFCEAEEDTAAIFGEPVTGVKYNTTITLPENHPVRADYSFAGWKFRENGQEKDFTSKVPIVRDIRVYAAWTKAVYNLEVFLTPDSQNPKEPDRTLSDIPYGEALGERLPIAAAYWTDKNGHKYQFTGYVDSKGNTVTGETIYQKGDLPEDRGTLTATYTQKVYDITAEKSGYGSIIDGTGTFKAGDNTAVTWSPDKGYLVDKVFVDGKVRDDLRNGGKAGSVTFDAIDQNHHVSIVFKKEAGTEEPQKWYTITTTKNGGGDTSTLTQTATVEAGKDYEVKWQAGDGYRVVSITVDAVEHSVSNSGVISFTQVGGDHEVVVNLEPVAPELDKGKTPGFWTITTRQTGGDPAQTILTPTMVVSKNSDPVIKWSVAENSDYQIKSVILDKDTADERVLTAEEIAQENYCFEKISCDHTVDVIFANSNGEIIDPEKKLFKVETILTGGPGTITGSAVIPEGGSYEVEWAGPEDERYIVEDIKVNGEPQETTKTQEVFENIQEDSRIEVKLKPNLRHIMTDKVGSGTISPSKTVFYKEDYTVEARPREGWYLRRVEFDGEVKEFNDPTGVQAKTRSLFKERVVQADDLIQVNGDEITVPLQSIVKDHQIRVTFVKNGQEEMPEDTLCSVKTSIIGGPGTIDGGGTFLKGESTLITWGDIEEPFTIDKISVYVDGVLDKDLSQSAQNGSLALPELQSNYEVVIILKHSDDKEDEIPPDQPKSTYDVVTRIGGAPNASITASQLSVNEGNNVSIEWQYDSNLYGIKDVIIDGQSHPELTTANGYTFESLAGSHLIEVVLGERGAETPEPGPGQYHITTSTAGGTGGVIDPSVIVNEGDCQSIAWKAQEGYRVAAVIVDGIIRDDLRDLGDEGQVSFEDIHENHSVTIIYKEKNSAVTPEHFVVETSIEGEGSITPSQTLNAGADLEIVFKPAEGWATGRVEIDGVVCNEYIEIGRIFFKGLSENHRVNVIFEKKDSAAVPPDDNGSDDGDESVIPDKKPDHTASPILPAYPGTTGHPVVTVGDVAPYTGLVGDIARRSEATANGGLSAGYTPLLQRLLGFLSGNGDGSFDRLTDMSLLDLLSTALCLAMTVCAFCFKKKARWVTLLIASAAVLIFFITQPLVLTFIIADRFSPVFLLLVCVSAIGVLMMGEKKEEEREKTE; from the coding sequence ATGAGAGGGAAACGTTTATTGACACTGTGTCTGTGCCTGGTGCTGATGGCAGGTTTGATGCCATGGGCAGGGGGCATAGCGCAGGCGGCGGAGGAAACATGGGAAGAACATTTGGACGCCGTATGGAGAGGAGCCATCAAAGAATTTGAATCCTATGGCGTCAAAGGCTGGACAGACACCGCTCAGATAGAGAACGTAAAAAAATGGAGCGGCCAAAAGTCAAGCTTGAGTACAGGAACGCCTTCAGAAGATCCGATGGTCATCCCCACAAAGGACAGTAACGGCAATTATGATGTTTACTATCCTGAACAGTTAAGATGGGCTATGGAGAATGCGCAAAAAACAGCGAGCACCATTACGCTAAAAAACGATATGGACTTAAGTGGAACAGACACTGATGGCGAAAATGCTGTCATGTCGACTTTCTGGGATCCGGTTGTCCTTGAAAAAAATACTACCATCAACGGAGAAAATCATATAATCTACAATTTAAATGTTAACCATGTAGATACAAATGGCAGCTATCTGGATGACACTGGTTTTATCGGAAAAAGCGAGGCAAAAACACAGATAAACGACCTGCATTTTGTGTCTGTTAAAATTATAGGAGGGCGGACTACCTCTCTTTTTGGAAATTTTATGTCATCTCAGGCCAATAAAAGCGCTGTTAAAAATTGCAGCCTTGAACATGGGCTATTAGAAACCGGAGGAGTATCTGGAGGTATCGTTACTGGGAGAAGTTTTCAATTTGTCGATGTATCGGATTCGCATACAAAAAATGTTTATATTAATGGAAAAAATACAGAATATGCAAAACAATGCTGTGTCGGTAATATGTCTGGCCCGACATCTGGCATTATTAAAAATTCCTATTGTATCGACGGAATTGTCATCGCACCCTGGGGTGACGCCGGTGGTTTTAAGTCTTGCAGCAATGGAAATACCACCATTGAAAATTGTTTTTCCAATATCTCCATGTTTGGCAATACCGCAGTTGGCGCTTTTGTCGGAGCAGACTACGGCGGAAATACCTTTATCAACTGTTTCACATCAGGCTTAGTTGAGGGGAGAGAAAAGACAGGCGGTTTTGCAGGACATGCATATAATATTGGCGCGGCGAGAAATTATACCAACTGTTACTCTACAGCGCTTGTCGGTATGGAGTATTGTAAAGACAGGCAGGGTGGTTTTATCGGCTGTGTTGAACAACCTGTGACATTAAGCCAGTGTTATTCTGCCGGAGAGGTTGGAAAACTAAGTGGAACAGCGACCAACAGCGGTGGTTTTTCTGGCGCAAATGCTAATCTGACAGTTAAAAACTGTTACTATGATAAGCAGATGAGCGGTATGGGAGAAACTTCAGGAAAAAGCGGTGTTCAGGGAGTAACAACAGCGAAGCTCACCGGCAAAAATGCCGCTTATTTTTCAACAAACGCAGACTGGGTCTGCAAAGACAGCCTCTACCCCCAGCTCAAGGTTTTCGCGGACCGTGACACGGTCATAGAGAACTTCGGCGAAGAGGAGGCCGATCTGGTCATGGCTTACTCCGAATCGTCGGTTTCCACGGCCTTTTTAAGGGATAACACTGCGACAGACGCCAATGATTATGACACAGTCCGCGACATTGCGGACATCTTTGAATTTACCAACAACAAAAACGCGCCAAACAACAATGCTTCTTACGAATGGCGGCATGACAGCGTTCGTCATCCGGATAACATTAAAAGCCTTGTCTCTCCCGGTGAAGATATCTTAACTCTTAATAGGGACGAAAATAATGATCGAGTTACAAACATGGCTCCGGGTATTGGCTGGGTGCAGGTTAGCGCAACGGTTAATGGTGAAACCGGTAACCGAGCTCTGCGCTTTTGCCCCACGGTTTCCCTTTCCCTGTCTGCTGCTAATCCGGATATGGGTATCGGAAGTGATGTTCGCCTGTACCCCAGTCTTACGGAGGCTGACAGCGAAAAGTCCTATGATCATAAAAAGGGCGTCAATTTTATCAAAGCTACCGCGGCGGATCTGGCCGCCTATAACCCAGATGATCCGGCCACAGCACTGCCGTCGGTGACGTATCCAGGCGACGATTATAAAAAAGTGCCGGTAAGCATAGGTGGGAAGGTCATCGGGGAAGTCAGCGTTACCATCCAAAAAGTGAGCCTGGACGGAAAAACCACGGTCAAGGATATTTTGGACACTGGTGACAACAAAACCGTGGACGAGTACGAGGCGCTGTTCAACGGCACTGTCCCATTCACTGATCAGGATTACGGCACCTACACCATCACCTACAACTGGCTCATTGACAAAAAGCCCATGACAGCCAGCAAAAAGCTCTACGTGCTGCCGGGTGTCAGCCTGAACTACTGTTATAATGACAGCGACGACACCACCGGCAGTGCCGATAACCCTGAGGACGATCTTTTCGCCCAGGACACGGTGCGCATTGACGCGAAGGTGGTGGACGCCCTGACCGAAAATCCAACGGTGCCGGGCATGGAATTCCTGCTGCCGGCTGGTACTCCCGCACGAACGGGTTACACTTTTATGGGCTGGTCGCTGAAGGAAGATTCCACGCCGGAGGAATATAATGCGGGAACTGGCGCCTTTAAGAAAGACAGCCAGATTACAGAGGCAATGGGCAGCAGCGTAAATATCTATGCGGTATGGCAACCCCGAAAATATGATATCCAGTTTAATTATCCGGTTGGCAGCTTTGAGGATAAAGCCCCGCAGGCCTTAAGTGATGTATCTTATGACAAAAGTGTTAAAACCGACAATAAGGCTTTTCCGCAGGATTTAAAGCTCAACGACGTGGACATAGAAAGCAACAAAATTTTTCTGGGCTGGTCCACCATCGACCCAGCGAATCCGCCGTTCGATACTGAAGCCAATAAACCTGTGGAAGTAGCGGTTAACTTTGATGAAAATACCATCATTAACAAAACCCAGGATTCTTTCAAATATTACAGTAACTATTTTGAAAATGAAGGTGACACTAACACGGTTATTATGGTTTACCCCGTTCTGGACACTGCTTTTGGGACGGCCACGTTCTACCAGAATGATGGCAGTCAGGAAGAGGATGGCACCGCGAAAGTTTATGACAGGCAACAGAAAAAATATAACGATACCGTGGTCCGACCGGCGGCAGCACCGAGCCGTCCTGGCTATATCTTCCGGGGCTGGTCTGAAGAAGAAATTGCTCCCATCGAAAAAAACGGGTGCTTTGAGGAGGTCTTGAAATCTGGTGAAAGCGTTACGTGGCTGGGTGAAAATCAAAGTTACTACGCGGTATGGGAGCGTGTCCCCTACTCCATTGACTTTTATAAAAATGACGGTACCACCGAAGTGCAGCCTTACCGCAGTCTGAGCGGAAGAACCTATGGGGACAGGCTGTCCGCCGCCGAGTTGGCAGGCCCCAGCCGGACAGGTTACTCATTTGTGGGCTGGTCGGCGAATAAAGATGCTGTTTCTGCAGATTTTACAGGCGATACAGCTATCACCGATAATACAACCCTGTACGCGGTTTGGAAGATTCACGAATACAAGGTCACCTTCTGTGAGGCAGAGGAAGATACAGCAGCTATCTTTGGCGAACCCGTGACTGGTGTGAAATACAACACCACAATCACCCTGCCTGAGAATCACCCGGTTCGTGCGGACTACAGTTTTGCGGGCTGGAAATTCCGTGAGAACGGCCAGGAAAAAGATTTTACAAGTAAGGTGCCTATCGTACGGGATATCCGTGTCTACGCGGCATGGACAAAAGCGGTATATAATCTGGAGGTGTTTTTAACTCCGGATTCCCAAAATCCGAAGGAGCCAGACAGGACGCTCTCCGATATTCCCTATGGCGAGGCCCTGGGGGAACGTCTGCCCATTGCAGCGGCTTATTGGACAGACAAAAACGGCCATAAATACCAGTTTACAGGTTATGTGGACAGCAAGGGAAACACTGTGACCGGGGAAACCATCTATCAAAAAGGTGATCTGCCAGAGGACAGAGGAACCCTTACGGCCACCTATACCCAGAAGGTTTATGACATTACTGCGGAAAAATCAGGCTATGGCAGCATTATTGACGGTACTGGTACCTTTAAGGCTGGCGATAACACTGCAGTCACCTGGTCTCCGGATAAAGGTTACCTGGTGGACAAGGTGTTTGTGGACGGAAAGGTAAGGGATGACCTCCGAAATGGCGGAAAGGCTGGTAGTGTAACCTTTGACGCCATCGACCAGAATCATCATGTCAGCATTGTGTTCAAAAAAGAAGCAGGGACAGAGGAGCCTCAGAAATGGTACACGATCACTACTACCAAAAACGGCGGCGGTGACACCTCCACCCTTACCCAGACTGCTACTGTGGAAGCTGGTAAGGACTATGAAGTTAAATGGCAGGCTGGAGACGGCTACCGCGTGGTAAGCATTACCGTGGACGCTGTGGAGCACTCCGTCAGTAACAGCGGTGTCATAAGCTTTACACAGGTAGGCGGTGACCACGAGGTGGTCGTAAATCTTGAACCAGTTGCGCCTGAACTGGATAAGGGCAAGACACCAGGTTTTTGGACTATCACTACCCGCCAGACCGGCGGCGATCCAGCCCAGACAATCCTTACGCCCACCATGGTCGTGAGCAAAAACAGTGATCCTGTGATTAAATGGAGTGTGGCGGAAAATAGTGATTATCAGATCAAAAGCGTCATTCTTGATAAGGACACCGCTGATGAGCGCGTCCTGACTGCCGAGGAGATTGCTCAAGAAAATTATTGCTTTGAAAAGATCAGCTGTGACCATACAGTTGATGTGATTTTTGCAAATAGTAACGGCGAGATCATAGATCCGGAAAAGAAGCTGTTTAAAGTTGAAACCATCCTGACTGGCGGCCCGGGAACCATCACGGGCTCGGCCGTAATACCAGAAGGCGGCAGTTATGAAGTAGAGTGGGCCGGACCCGAAGACGAACGCTATATTGTGGAGGACATTAAAGTAAATGGCGAGCCTCAGGAAACCACTAAAACTCAGGAAGTATTTGAAAATATTCAGGAAGACAGCCGGATCGAGGTCAAGCTTAAGCCAAATTTGCGCCATATCATGACCGACAAGGTGGGCAGTGGCACCATCTCGCCCAGCAAGACGGTCTTCTATAAGGAAGATTACACTGTTGAGGCCAGACCGCGGGAGGGCTGGTATCTGCGCCGTGTCGAATTTGACGGAGAGGTAAAGGAATTTAACGATCCTACCGGTGTTCAGGCTAAAACACGCTCACTTTTTAAAGAGCGCGTGGTTCAGGCCGATGACTTGATTCAGGTAAACGGCGACGAAATTACTGTGCCGCTTCAGAGCATTGTGAAAGACCACCAAATCAGGGTGACCTTTGTGAAAAACGGACAGGAGGAGATGCCAGAAGATACGCTTTGCAGTGTAAAAACCAGCATTATCGGCGGACCGGGTACCATTGATGGCGGAGGTACCTTCCTGAAAGGTGAATCGACTTTGATCACTTGGGGAGATATCGAGGAGCCCTTTACCATCGACAAAATTTCCGTATACGTGGACGGCGTTCTAGACAAGGATTTATCTCAGTCGGCCCAGAATGGAAGTCTGGCGCTGCCCGAACTCCAGAGTAATTATGAGGTCGTCATCATCCTGAAGCATAGCGATGACAAGGAAGACGAAATTCCTCCGGATCAGCCCAAAAGCACTTATGATGTGGTCACCCGCATCGGCGGTGCACCGAATGCGAGTATTACAGCGTCTCAGCTTAGTGTGAACGAAGGTAACAATGTTTCCATCGAATGGCAGTATGACAGTAACCTGTATGGAATAAAGGACGTTATCATCGACGGACAGAGCCATCCTGAACTTACTACTGCCAACGGCTATACCTTTGAGAGCCTGGCAGGCAGCCACCTGATCGAGGTAGTTCTGGGAGAAAGAGGCGCAGAGACACCGGAGCCGGGACCTGGACAATACCATATTACCACCAGTACGGCTGGTGGCACGGGCGGTGTGATTGACCCGTCTGTCATTGTGAATGAAGGCGACTGCCAGAGTATTGCATGGAAGGCTCAGGAGGGCTACAGAGTAGCCGCGGTGATCGTGGACGGCATTATCCGCGACGATCTGAGAGATCTTGGGGATGAAGGACAGGTAAGCTTTGAGGATATTCATGAGAACCACAGCGTGACAATAATTTACAAAGAGAAAAATAGTGCGGTAACGCCAGAGCATTTCGTCGTCGAAACCAGTATTGAGGGTGAAGGAAGCATTACCCCATCACAAACCTTAAATGCTGGAGCAGATCTCGAGATTGTATTTAAACCCGCAGAGGGCTGGGCAACCGGTCGAGTCGAAATTGATGGCGTTGTCTGTAATGAATATATTGAAATCGGCAGGATTTTCTTTAAAGGCCTGTCCGAAAACCATCGGGTCAATGTCATTTTTGAAAAGAAAGACAGCGCAGCTGTGCCGCCGGACGATAACGGCTCAGACGATGGTGATGAATCTGTTATCCCCGATAAAAAGCCTGATCATACCGCCAGTCCCATTCTTCCGGCTTACCCTGGAACCACCGGGCACCCGGTGGTGACTGTCGGCGATGTCGCGCCTTACACAGGCCTTGTCGGTGATATAGCTAGAAGAAGTGAAGCGACCGCGAACGGCGGCTTATCAGCCGGCTACACCCCGCTGCTCCAGCGTCTGCTGGGATTTTTATCCGGAAATGGCGATGGCTCGTTTGACAGGCTGACAGATATGTCTTTACTCGACCTGCTGTCAACAGCCTTGTGCCTTGCTATGACCGTATGTGCCTTCTGCTTTAAAAAGAAGGCACGCTGGGTAACCCTGCTCATTGCCTCGGCCGCGGTGCTGATCTTCTTTATTACGCAGCCTCTGGTGCTCACCTTTATTATCGCGGATCGTTTCAGCCCAGTATTTTTGCTGTTGGTGTGCGTTTCGGCCATTGGGGTGTTGATGATGGGGGAAAAGAAAGAGGAAGAAAGAGAGAAAACAGAGTAA
- a CDS encoding helix-turn-helix domain-containing protein, whose amino-acid sequence MKQTIGQRIRLALEINHMRQSDLSKKTGISPSAINQYISGNFEPKQNNIYLLAKALNVNEAWLMGYDVSIERSDNSLPLITEQEVALLKLFRKLSETGREEALKRVEELSALSRYLPK is encoded by the coding sequence ATGAAGCAAACCATTGGCCAGCGCATCCGGCTGGCTTTAGAAATAAACCATATGCGGCAGAGCGACCTGTCCAAAAAAACCGGGATCAGCCCCTCTGCCATCAACCAATATATTTCCGGCAATTTTGAGCCCAAGCAGAATAATATTTATCTGCTTGCAAAAGCCCTGAACGTCAATGAAGCCTGGCTCATGGGCTATGATGTCAGCATTGAGCGCAGTGACAACAGTCTCCCGCTCATTACCGAGCAGGAGGTCGCGCTCCTGAAGCTTTTTCGGAAACTCAGCGAGACAGGGCGGGAGGAGGCACTGAAGCGGGTGGAGGAGCTCTCAGCGCTATCCCGGTATCTTCCAAAATAA
- a CDS encoding glycyl-radical enzyme activating protein, producing MSREAQILRIEKISPNDGKGLRTVVFFKGCPLRCAWCSTPESRKMAPELYYQPAKCTSCGKCVEACPQKALHQTGDTCRLIIDRDKCRRCGRCAELCPSRALGVYGERMTVEQVLKQILKDEIFYYHSGGGVTLSGGDVLCQADFARELLAGCKDSGIHTMAELDMFGDYERIAMLLPYLDAFYVDIKLMDNIQHQKWTGVDNRTILENTRRAAADSKPSALHIRVPLIWNINDTPENIHAVADYCENLASCAELEFLPYHRLGQTTYAYLGQEYPLAKLPAMSFSDACKKVSVLKDRSLSFPVKVSGKIL from the coding sequence ATGAGTAGAGAAGCTCAAATTTTGCGAATCGAAAAAATATCACCCAATGACGGAAAAGGCCTGCGCACTGTTGTGTTTTTCAAGGGCTGTCCGCTCCGCTGCGCCTGGTGTTCAACGCCAGAATCCCGAAAAATGGCGCCGGAGCTTTATTATCAGCCCGCTAAATGCACTTCCTGCGGAAAATGCGTTGAAGCCTGTCCCCAAAAGGCCCTGCACCAAACTGGGGATACCTGCAGGCTCATCATTGACAGGGACAAATGCCGCCGCTGCGGCCGCTGCGCAGAGCTTTGCCCCTCCAGGGCGCTGGGTGTTTACGGTGAGCGCATGACAGTCGAGCAGGTTTTAAAGCAGATCCTGAAGGATGAAATTTTCTATTATCATTCCGGCGGTGGCGTGACTCTCAGCGGCGGCGATGTGCTGTGCCAGGCAGACTTCGCCCGGGAGCTTTTAGCCGGCTGTAAGGACTCCGGCATCCACACCATGGCCGAGCTTGATATGTTCGGCGATTACGAAAGGATCGCCATGCTTTTGCCCTATCTGGACGCATTCTATGTTGACATTAAGCTCATGGATAATATCCAGCACCAAAAATGGACCGGCGTGGATAATCGGACAATCCTGGAAAACACCCGCAGGGCCGCCGCAGACAGCAAGCCCTCCGCGCTGCATATCCGCGTTCCGCTGATCTGGAATATTAACGATACGCCTGAAAACATTCACGCTGTCGCCGATTACTGCGAAAATCTCGCCTCCTGCGCAGAGCTGGAGTTTTTACCCTACCATCGCCTGGGGCAGACCACCTACGCATACCTTGGGCAGGAATACCCTCTGGCTAAACTGCCGGCCATGAGCTTCTCGGACGCCTGTAAAAAAGTCTCTGTCTTAAAAGACCGCAGTCTCTCCTTCCCAGTTAAAGTTTCAGGTAAAATCCTTTAA
- a CDS encoding thiamine pyrophosphate-dependent enzyme: MSYNFKETMNKEERLAPGHRMCAGCGGTIAVRNVLRGLHEGDEAVITCATGCLEVSSFMYPFTAWKDSFIHNAFENAAATCSGVESAYRALKKKGKVQENYKFITFGGDGGTYDIGFQSLSGAMERNHDMVYVCYDNEAYMNTGIQRSSATPMYADTTTSPVGRESDGKEQNRKDLTEVLAAHDIPYAAQTTFIRNFKDLHTKAEKAIYTKGAAFLNVLAPCPRGWRYNTPEIMDICRLAVETCYWPLYEVVEGKWILNYEPKKKLPIEDFLKVQGRFKHLFKKENQGLIEKMQEEVDRKWEALQKRCNA, translated from the coding sequence ATGTCGTATAATTTTAAAGAAACGATGAATAAAGAGGAACGGCTGGCGCCAGGCCACAGAATGTGTGCCGGCTGCGGCGGAACCATCGCGGTTCGGAATGTCCTGCGTGGCCTGCACGAAGGCGACGAGGCTGTTATTACCTGCGCCACGGGATGTCTGGAGGTATCCTCTTTTATGTATCCCTTCACAGCGTGGAAGGACTCCTTTATACACAACGCTTTCGAAAACGCCGCGGCCACCTGCAGCGGTGTGGAATCGGCGTACCGCGCTTTAAAGAAAAAGGGAAAGGTGCAGGAAAACTATAAGTTTATCACCTTTGGCGGCGACGGCGGTACTTATGATATCGGCTTTCAGTCACTGTCTGGAGCCATGGAAAGAAACCACGACATGGTTTATGTCTGTTACGATAACGAAGCCTATATGAATACCGGAATCCAGCGCTCCTCCGCGACGCCCATGTACGCAGACACCACCACAAGCCCCGTCGGCAGAGAATCAGACGGAAAGGAGCAGAATCGAAAAGATTTGACCGAGGTGCTTGCCGCCCACGATATCCCCTACGCGGCACAGACCACCTTTATCCGGAATTTTAAGGATCTTCATACAAAGGCAGAAAAAGCGATCTATACAAAAGGCGCGGCCTTTTTAAACGTCCTCGCGCCCTGCCCGAGGGGCTGGCGCTACAACACGCCGGAGATCATGGATATCTGCAGGCTGGCGGTTGAGACCTGTTACTGGCCCCTGTATGAGGTGGTTGAAGGCAAATGGATTCTCAACTATGAGCCGAAGAAAAAGCTGCCCATCGAAGATTTCCTGAAGGTCCAGGGCCGTTTCAAGCATCTCTTTAAAAAAGAAAACCAAGGACTCATTGAAAAAATGCAGGAAGAAGTCGACCGCAAATGGGAGGCGCTTCAGAAAAGATGCAACGCTTAG
- a CDS encoding RNA polymerase sigma factor encodes MAQTIKNQSLYELVTAAQAGDREAFSELFRLSSQQQYHYACLIMNDPFLAEDMVQEVYIKLYKNIGRIKEPEKFLAYVSRMTFNQCLMYKRHRFYQTEGCVDDETLSAFEEPAASRVPEDNTLRLEKSRGLAQGLRSLSEEECYAFLMHYYENKNIQKIAGEMGLSESTVKRRIKTARKKLADYLTERELHGILAGPAFLLSAPQQERFLMNILETAEEKSEKPPHRSMTKSQKATVAVLSFCAALGLLLAPAIALNRPKAPEPSVAQTSAVADQTPPSVVSFSNTADTFTVMLTDASEIDYGAVYMTTPAGERLAPLSVDPSSGTVVFPISGDTYTLHLADIHGNAGTAPVTVDREYP; translated from the coding sequence ATGGCGCAAACAATTAAAAATCAATCCCTTTACGAGCTGGTGACTGCCGCGCAGGCGGGCGACCGGGAGGCTTTTAGTGAGCTTTTCCGTCTGTCTTCCCAGCAGCAGTATCACTATGCCTGCCTGATCATGAACGACCCTTTTTTGGCGGAGGATATGGTTCAGGAGGTCTATATCAAGCTGTATAAAAACATCGGCCGGATTAAGGAACCTGAAAAATTTTTGGCTTACGTGAGCCGCATGACCTTTAATCAATGCCTGATGTATAAACGGCATCGTTTCTACCAGACGGAGGGCTGTGTGGACGACGAGACCCTGTCGGCATTCGAGGAGCCGGCCGCATCGCGTGTTCCGGAGGATAACACCCTCCGGCTGGAAAAATCCCGTGGCCTGGCCCAGGGGCTGAGAAGCCTGAGCGAGGAGGAGTGCTACGCTTTTCTCATGCACTACTACGAAAATAAAAATATCCAGAAAATAGCCGGGGAGATGGGGCTGTCCGAGAGCACTGTCAAACGGCGGATTAAAACCGCCCGGAAAAAGCTGGCCGATTATCTGACCGAGCGCGAGCTCCATGGTATTCTGGCCGGCCCTGCTTTTCTGCTGAGCGCACCCCAGCAGGAGCGGTTCCTCATGAACATTTTGGAAACCGCAGAGGAAAAATCCGAAAAGCCACCGCACAGATCCATGACCAAAAGCCAGAAAGCGACGGTGGCGGTCCTGTCTTTCTGCGCTGCTCTCGGCCTCCTGCTGGCTCCGGCCATCGCCCTCAACAGACCCAAAGCTCCCGAGCCCTCCGTTGCTCAGACTTCTGCCGTGGCAGACCAGACGCCGCCGTCTGTGGTTTCTTTCAGCAATACAGCCGACACCTTTACCGTAATGCTCACCGACGCGTCGGAGATTGACTACGGAGCAGTCTACATGACGACACCGGCTGGCGAAAGGCTGGCGCCTCTATCCGTTGACCCTTCCAGCGGCACCGTGGTCTTTCCCATCTCCGGAGATACCTATACACTCCACCTCGCCGATATCCACGGCAACGCAGGAACTGCACCCGTGACGGTGGATCGAGAGTACCCCTGA